tttgcctatgtgaataattatgtttaattgtTAATTGCTCTATTTGAGGTAACTgctttgattgtgtttgaactttCTTTCTTATGTTTGTGATTGAAATTGAGTTGATTGTGGTGAATTGGCTgttgattgagttgtttgggTCTAGGGTCGTGATTGATTATGTGATAGGTCAAAGGTTGTGAGTGGTTTATGTTTTTGgtttagtaaagtatgaaaaatcaaactgattcagcatagacttaatgaacctatgtttGGAATAGCTTGGTCATCATGCATACTGTCCAGGAAAAACTTGTAATAATTGATACAAACAGaaaatattttggatttttgaagaattaacagatttctcttttaaaaaggatttcgatttttttaatataaatctcTGGTTTTTGAAAGGATACATAAGGCGGGTAACGATCACTGTATATTGAAAACAGTTTTACTTTTACGTATCTTATTATAACAATTCTCTAACCCTATAGTGAGAACCAGCGAGGACGATCTTGTCACTCCCCTACAGGTGTTTCCTTTTCAGGGTATGGACAAAGAAGTCATGAAGAGTTTATTTCGTTTTATGTTtacatgatttttttgtattttttagttattttatttttctcgtcCTTATCTTTACAAGTTTTTGTTAGAGGGATAAAAACTTGATATGATATGCTTGTAAATTAatattatctatatatatatataatatatatatatattctttgtaTGCATGAATTTATGCTTCAGTATATAAAtgatcttttgaaaaatacggTTTTAAGACTTAAGcaggctcctattttagtattaaatactTTAAAAGTCACCGTAATAACGAGCTACTAGAATGGCGCAAtcctattttagtattaaatactTTAAAAGTCACCGTAATAACGAGCTACGACGCCTCTGTTGCCTCTCCTTGCCTTCAGATATACCTTCACCTGCCTCTTTTTCTCCTTGGCTCGCACAGGCGCTGACACTTCTGTCGCCTCTCCCTGCATATAGATCTGTCTTCGTTGCCTTCAtatctgtttttcaaattttgcttgcttcctatatttttttgttgCCCATTATTCTTTCCACCAGATATATTATGTTCaagtttctttttttcttgtctaaatttttgtttcaatttttttatatataaaattattgatttgattATTTGCTTAAAGATTTTGATGATAGTTTATAGTtatttggattgagattgaaaaATTAATGGCAGTGATGGTGAAAAGCAATGTTGGTAGTGGTGTTGTAGTGAATACAACATGGTGATAGTAAATATGACATTTAGTTTAGATCAATGTGTCTTGTACATCATCactaaacataataataaaaaatgtgtattttatgtttatattttacAGTGTATTTGTGTTTGTGTTTCTGTCCTTGTCTAAAAGATACTATCCAAACACTGCCATAAGTAACAATATGTTACACAATTTTTCTAATAGTTACGCAAGTCATGAATACTAATTTAATGGAtatattaaaacttaaaagaaaatactatTAGAGCTTGTTTGGATGGAACAAAGCATAAAAGTGGAGAAGaaagataatgaaaaaaaaggaagagaaaagaaaggaagTGGATGAATTTCTAAAATCCTTTAGTTATGTTTGGttggaaagaaagaaatagagagaaagaaagttgaaaggaaaaaaagttgcatgaatttttattttttttagatgtgtttggatgaaaagaaaataagaagaaaagaaatgttataaaaaacaatttaatctttgaattataaaatatattaaaattaaagtagaaaaacctaataagttttttttttctttttcctttcaatattggaaaacaaaatagTAGGTCTCATCCACTTTTTTACATTATTCAATTTTTCTTCTCTAATTCTCTTTTTaactaaacaataaaaaataattattttttttattttttttcttttctttcatttctattttctttcaaacAAACATAGCTTAGTGTGtttaaatgaaagaaaataaaaaaaattatgtttaaaaaaagacaacataaaatttttttatcaattttcacTCATTTTCTTTCCACATATTAtgcaaatttttctttcaagttTTCTACTCAAACAAATAAGGTataattgatatttttcttcctactacttttttttttctttctccttctatctattttctattcaaataAACAAAGTGATAGGGCAAATATATTTAATGCATACTGATCATCTAGAAAACAAGAATATGATATTAGTTTAGTTTTTGTGGTTCCCCAATAATTAAGATTTGCTTACCAAAGCATACACATTGTTTTGTGGTTTATGAAAATTAATATAGGCAAAGCTTATCCATATATgcaataacaaaattaaaaatagtaattatgtaacacaataataatatgataaaaatgGTGGTACCAAAAGGTTCTTGTTGAGAAAGTAAAAAGTTTATTTGCTGCCATTTAACCCGTGGTTTTCGTTACTACGAGTGTGGCTAATTCATTCTACATTCATCCTTATTATTCTCAAACAACAAACAAACCCTTTCACAATGCATTCAATCATTGTTGCTACCATTTTATGTAATGCACTTCTTTTCTTCACAATTACCAAAGTATTTTCTCAACCTCAAACACAACCATCGTTGCCATCACCAGCAGATCGTAGATTATCTCGTGCTATTGCCCAACATGGATCACATCAACATCACCAACGTCGTCTTGTAATACCAAGAAATGCCATGGAAATACCAAACTCAAATCTAAAACCAAcaataaatcaaaaccaaaACTACCAAAGTGTAAATAAAAATCCAACCAAAGTTATGCAAAATCAAGCAAGTGACCCTACTAATCGTGCATCATCACAAAATGGCATGGTAGTCCCAATTGCAAAGCCAAACCCAAATCCaatttcaaatcaaaatcaaaccTTAGGTGaaagccaaaatcttccactcaaggaaaataatttggatacccatgatgaagaaaataacaaaaatcctGGAAAATTATTTGGATGGACTCCAAAAAATGGAATAATGGCTTCTGATAGTAAAGCTTTATTGGCAGATGAATTTCTTCATGCACACAATTGGGTGAGAAACAAGTACAATCTACCGCCATACACGTGGGATGAGAATCTTGAAAGTGTCGCTCGCAAATATCTCATGGAGCGATATGATGATTGCAGGGTCATCCATTCAAAATATGGCTACGGTGAGAACTTGTTTTGGGGAAAGAAGTTACATTGGACCCCTTCTgatgttatatatttttggtaCACAGAAAAAGATTGGTATGATTTCAACAAGCTTACTTGcactccaccaccaccatcaaaACCAAATCGTCCTCCAAAAATGTGTGGTCATTTCACACAAATTGTGTGGAGAGACTCATTGCGTGTTGGGTGTGGCCTACAACATTGCAATGATCGTAATGCTGGCATGCTCATTGCTTGTGAATATGACCCTCCTGGTAACTATGCTAATGAGAACCCTTTAGAACAACATATATAGCTTATCATTGGTGTGTCTAGTTTCTTATAAGAAGAGAAACCTTTCTTACGCTGTAAAAATATTGTGATAATGGATATGtaatataatatcaatatttaGATAAATACTCAAATCTTATTACTTTGTCTTATTTTATCATCATTGTGAGTTTTCTTTTTTGTCAAAGATGCTAacaattttgtttttgatacaatattacttttatattgttatatgtAATTTGAATCTCTTTGATTGTATTctatttagtcaaatcagtcaaattatttaactgtTCTCAACTTTAACTTCAGGTGAAGTCGACCGCACCTTTTACCATTAAAAAAAGTTAGCATAGAAAACTATATTTTAAATGCCattcatttttttgttgttagCCCAGTATTCAAAACTTCGTCTCGACTAATTCAGACCTAACCTAGATCATACACCTAACTCTGGTGCGTGAGTCTTCCAACGAGGATAACTGCGGACAGTACATCTCAACACATACTTAAAAGCCATCCTTTCTAGTTATTAGTTCTCTATTTGTGATTTCACTTATTTGAATACTAAAAACACCCGTTTCCCTAACCATTAAATGTTATACTAGTTTATAATTGAGTATAATTTCGGTGATTGATACAATATTTTGTTTGGCTTACATTAATCACTAAGTGATATGGGTAATAATACTAATTATTAAGATAATTACAAGTCTACACTTGATTAATTCGTAATTAAATCACCAAAGATTTAATAAGCAAGAAAAAATGAAGTGTCAAAACAATCTTTAAGTTTATAAGCATAATTCTTTATTTCTCACcatcttaaaataaatatttttaagctcaatttagataaattttttaaataagttcttttaaaaaaacttaaaatataagaaCTTTTATTACTAGAagcttataaataaattattttatatttagattttagttataaaagtacttattttaaaattgtagtATTTGAATAAATGactcaaaaaatataattttttatacacaaaaaaataagtaataaaataaCGATGATAACTGatacatttttaatattaaaccaTTAGGTGAAAATGGTAGAAGGTCAATACTTCTAATAGATGGACTATTGCGTGAATATAATGGTAGAGAACCTTTTCtttacaaagttataaaaatgagaataacataatattaatatcttttgttaataaaaatgataaaataacttttaaaaaaattatatttttttatttcttcaaaaactttcaaaagttaaaaaagtTTCTCAAAAATAATGCCAAACATTCATAATATAACTTCtcataatctaaaaaataaataaataaataacatttacTACTCTCCAAACCGACTCTTAATCTCAAATACCAGACAATCAAATTTGACAATCATATGTCAATTGGTGTGTTACATTAAGTAATGTGTCATGACCATGTATCACAcatctaatattaatatttgacAACCTATAATATAAGCATGTGGCATGTTAGATGATCATGCTACATGTCACTTTATATTATGTATACTAGCGTCTATGTTCGAGTGATGCATGGAgcatcataaaaattaaatcattagtaataaaagataaaattattatgatattatattattacatTTCAATTTATAGAAGAAAGTtggataataatatttataaacaaCAGttgaatattttataataaaatattatattttttataatgtaaTAAATGTTGCAAATTAAAAACtttcaaggacaattttaatataaactaaaattgctagggataaaattgaatgaattaaaaattctaggaacaaaactaaattaaattaaacattagaaatatttataaataaatcacaaatattaaagacaaaaattatattttattcttcaaaCTTTTGAGCCAAATATGATAATGAATTAGTCTTGTTTGAATTATTAGCATAATATCAATCTCTTATACTTTGGTTATTTACCCTTTGTGAATACAGTAAAAAAGGAATTTAtagttgaatttttaaaataatagcaaaagtttttttttttcataattgttaatttttgcttaagttttgattgtcaaattaaAACAGTCATACAAGATTATGATATCTTAAGTTTTGTTTTCTCCAATTACAGCAAAATCTTTAAATGCACTTTATATCTGGCAAATTAATTtgtatgatattttattaaccACAATAATTAAGCCCTCAACCAAAAACTAGTGGTGGTTCCCACTACAATCTTAATAATTCATGCAATCCCCCAAACTTGTATGCTATATAATCctaacaaaaacaaacaaacaagagAAAATATTCCCACTGCTGTATTTATTTTTGTACCGAAAACATCACATAATATAGCTTCATTTATccatcttttctttatttaaatccttaattaaatttttttggatgttttaataattttaacgattaattttaattatatattatatatctgAAATATACTGTtagttacaaaatgaaaattggaTTCAGTAACTTagttaaaatgatattttttgttaaaaatcaaaaatattttcgaagaccaattaaaatgttaaatttgatcattttagtagtaaaattggataaagtatatttttttaatatttttgaaaattttcaactcctaacatttaattcaattcaatttcatctttatttttaaattttagacgTCAACTATTAGtcaacatttttattgtaacaccctaattatcAAAATGTCAtgctgcgccactctgatagctcgggtaTTACAACAATCCttaaaattatttcatattaaaatatgagcctatttaaaacttaaaccaaaattttcaaaatatatatctatacttaaaatacaaattacaaAACTTACAAagaatacacatatatatacatattataaATTTACAAGCATTACATAATCAAATTTCTATCCCTCTGATAAAAACTTGTACAGATAAAAACGAgggaaaaaataactaatacgACATAAAACATcatttgaacaaaaaaataaaataaaatgagctCTTCTGAACTTCACCGTCCATAACCTGAAAAGAAAAGACCTttaggggagtgagaacatcgtcctcgcTGGTTCTCACTATAGGATTACAGAATTGCTATAATAAGATACGTGAAAATAAAACCATTACAGTGATTAATAATCGCCTTATTATacatcttttcaaaaccaaagatTTAATATCAAAACTTTGAAATCCTTTCTAAAAGAGAAAACTGTTAATTCttcaaaaatccaaaagcatttttaaaagtttttcttagatagtatgaatgaccaacctgttccacgcataggttcattaagtctatgctgaaccagtttgatttttcatacaGAACTAGACCCCAAACAAACATCAATCACGGCCTCGGGCCCATCCAAAATCAAACACAACCTCAGgcccaaacaactcaatcaacATCTAATCCACCACAATCTAACTAATTTCAGTCACAGATACAAGTAAGGAGGTTCAAACATAATCAAAGCATTTATATCAAGTATAGCAATTAGCAGTTAAACATaattattcacataggcaaaccacaTATACAATAGACACACCCAATcaaatgtcacatagatgcaaatgatgcatgcctgtcctactggccatgagctcacgcGTCAGTTATGTTGCCAAACTCGACTCGGATAAGTGGGATTAGGCCACCATCCTTATCCGTAGGTTCCATAACAAGCAGGATTAAACCATCAAGTTTGTCCGGAACACACAAGCGGGATTAAACCACCATCCTTACTTGGCACACAAGACTATGCATACGGGATCACACCACCGTCCTTGCTAAACAATTCATCAATATGTAAGCAGGATAAAACCACCGTCCTCACTATAGGCGGGATAAAACCACCATCCCTGCACAACGGTTTATACACTGTTCAAGCGGGACTATACCACCATCCTTACCAGGCCAGAAACCCTCATCATATTCTCAGTAATATCTACAACAAAGTCACTTTTTGCAACATCTTTCCAAAACTCCCAAACGACTTCAAAACCatgtcaaattcaaaatctcttctgAACTACTCAAAATCATTCATCTTCAAACCATTCGCCCAATCACTTTAAAATcaaaagttattaattaaaatccaCGACAAGGTCTCAAGACTTTAGGAGAAAAACAACCGAGGTCATTTCCATAAATTCAGTAAAGATTCTTAAAGGTAATTGTTTTCTTAATTTGAGTTATTCAAAGGAagtttcaaaaccaaataaaaaccAAATCATGTGAATTTCAAACCAAGTTAAAATCCAAAACCAATCTCATTTTCATTCTTAGAAACCAATTCTTTTAACCTTTTCCAGAAACATCACAAAACTACATCATTCAATCAAAAGTTCATTTTCTTGTAAATTCATTAAAGCTCTTCTGAACGAATTTCTTAAGtccaattcaaaatataaactctttttatagataaaatcaACCTTAGTTCAATACTTTTCTTAAGTGATTTAAAATTGtaaagtaattctttttctgaaTAGATTGAACTCAAGACATGTTTTtctcaattaaattaaattcgaaACAtactattttcttaataaaccaaataatatgatttctcaaattCAATCTTTCTAAATAATATTTCAAACAAAGTTTTAGATTTTATAGAAAATTCGGTAGCACCTCTCCAAAAagttggactttgccacccttttcgggtcccaaccaaaccattcCACAACCCTCTTTAACgggttcaaaaccaaatcagttCAAAATCAAGCGGAATCCAAAAGTGCATACCATTTTCATATTTCCAGAAAACCAACTCAAACTCAAATCAATCTCCAATGGATTAAACTCGATTTCAAAACTTTAAAAGAAATAACTTTAAAGAAATACTTCAAAAACAGTCCATTTCACAAAACCCCACAACAATCCAGTCAAACAAGCATTCATATCCATCAAAGATAACCAAACAATACATAAGActtataaaattactaaaagcaCATTTCTCACATCAATATCCATATATAGCAACTTCAAAATATAAagtttagtttttgaaaaaggcACCTACCTCGATAAGTTAAATCCCATAACCCAAACGCCTCACAAAATTTCTTTCGTCTCAACCCAAAATCAACGGTAGCTTCAAATCACAGCCCCACACAATTTTCGCAACAGCATAAATAACTCTAAATCACAACATGCAACCGTGGTTATTAAATCCTAAGAACATTAATATCGCAAAGGCTTTAATACACATCACAGAACACTAACACGGGGATTTCCGAAACATAAATACCTACTAAAATGACAAAACGAGGCAATTACAAACTCTGAGCACGACATGTAAGCACGGATACACAACCCTATGACAGACAACACTACAACACCTCAGCATAAGTTTACAGAACAGAGACAAAAGGCTTTTCGAATCGGAAACGCTTACCAATACAGAGGACTCAGCGGCTGTTTTCGGCGGCGGCGGAGGCAAGGCACGGCGACACCCAGCGGCTCCTCCTCCCTCCACGCGACCCAGACGGCGGCTGTAGCAACATGCAGTGACTATAGTATTCCCAGAATTTAAAAAGGACCAAATCTAATAACAAGACCCTTACCGACAACGGATCTCGGCGACAACAGCTTCATTCACTGGCAACAGAGGCATACGCGGCGGCCAGAGGTTCCAGTAGTGGCGGATATGGCGGCAGAGGGTCCTTCAACGGTGGCAGAACATGATAACTCCTCTCCTCTCTCGAATTCGGACTCCCGACGATGACGCACTCTACAGCGAGGGTGACAGCGGTGACATAAGTCCCGCGAAGACGACGATGAACGCGAGGTCAGTGGCTGGCGCGACGCTCCCTCTCTCACATGCGAGCTCTCTCGTCCCTCTTCACAAACAGCGGTGGCAACGGCGTCTGAAGGTGGCGACGCGAGACGTGGTAGCAGTGGCGCAGCTGGCTGGCGAGCTCCGCGGTCTCCCTCTCCCGTCCGCGTGCTCTCTCTTCTCTGTTCCTCTCCCTTTCTTGTTTGGTGTGTGTGTGCGCGCTTGAGTTTGTATGTGTGGGTTGGTAAGGTGGGTGTGTACTGAGAG
This sequence is a window from Arachis duranensis cultivar V14167 chromosome 2, aradu.V14167.gnm2.J7QH, whole genome shotgun sequence. Protein-coding genes within it:
- the LOC107474193 gene encoding pathogenesis-related protein PR-1 type-like, with protein sequence MASDSKALLADEFLHAHNWVRNKYNLPPYTWDENLESVARKYLMERYDDCRVIHSKYGYGENLFWGKKLHWTPSDVIYFWYTEKDWYDFNKLTCTPPPPSKPNRPPKMCGHFTQIVWRDSLRVGCGLQHCNDRNAGMLIACEYDPPGNYANENPLEQHI